One region of Streptomyces sp. CG4 genomic DNA includes:
- a CDS encoding acyl-CoA thioesterase: MRHIYRCPLRWSDMDAYGHVNNAIFLRYLEEARIDFTSLRGAESKQGSVVARHEIDYRRQLVHRPTPVDIELWITEIRAASFTVSYEVKDADAIYVTARTVVVPFDFEAQRPRRLTAGEREFLQQYTDRDDGSHDDSHDDSADEEAVAA, encoded by the coding sequence TTGCGCCACATCTACCGCTGCCCGCTGCGCTGGTCGGACATGGACGCGTACGGCCATGTCAACAACGCGATCTTCCTCCGCTACCTGGAGGAGGCCCGCATCGACTTCACGTCCCTGAGGGGCGCGGAGTCCAAGCAGGGGTCCGTGGTGGCGCGCCATGAGATCGACTACCGGCGCCAGCTCGTCCACCGGCCCACGCCCGTGGACATCGAGCTGTGGATCACGGAGATCCGGGCCGCGTCCTTCACCGTCTCCTACGAGGTGAAGGACGCGGACGCGATCTACGTGACGGCCCGGACCGTGGTCGTCCCGTTCGACTTCGAGGCACAGCGGCCGCGCCGGCTCACGGCCGGGGAGCGCGAGTTCCTCCAGCAGTACACGGACCGGGACGACGGCAGCCACGACGACAGCCACGACGACTCCGCCGACGAGGAGGCCGTCGCCGCATGA
- a CDS encoding methyltransferase domain-containing protein — translation MGAYDTGTDTLAAAARAALVREIDAEGVFAEDPVWREAFATVPRHLFVPYYHVAGRRGYERRWGESPDREARERWVRGAYEDVPLATRLRDGELVSSSSRPSLMARMLVALRVADGNRVLEVGAGTGYNAALLAYRLGDDDLVTTIDLEPEITESARRHLDAAGYHPAVVTGDGARGVPERAPFDRIIATCELPTVPRAWLAQCRPGARILTPLATGLLALTVRDASHAEGGFLPTATYFVPLRGEGRAVPEDVSLAGLPGRAREQETFRFLLALTRGTLAPREAYALWERAGMPERARYGVTVDGDHVRAWLDEPAGPCAWPLP, via the coding sequence ATGGGCGCCTACGACACCGGGACCGACACCCTGGCCGCCGCCGCGCGGGCCGCGCTGGTGCGGGAGATCGACGCCGAGGGGGTCTTCGCCGAGGACCCGGTGTGGCGGGAGGCGTTCGCCACGGTGCCCCGGCACCTGTTCGTGCCGTACTACCACGTCGCCGGACGGCGTGGCTACGAGCGCCGTTGGGGCGAGAGCCCGGACCGGGAGGCCCGCGAGCGCTGGGTGCGCGGCGCTTACGAGGATGTGCCGCTGGCCACCCGGCTGCGCGACGGCGAACTGGTCTCCTCCAGCAGCCGGCCCTCCCTGATGGCGCGGATGCTGGTCGCGCTGCGGGTGGCGGACGGGAACCGGGTGCTGGAGGTGGGCGCCGGCACCGGCTACAACGCGGCCCTGCTCGCGTACCGGCTCGGCGACGACGACCTCGTCACCACCATCGATCTGGAACCCGAGATCACCGAATCGGCCCGCCGGCACCTGGACGCGGCCGGCTACCACCCGGCCGTCGTCACCGGCGACGGCGCGCGCGGAGTGCCCGAACGCGCCCCCTTCGACCGGATCATCGCCACCTGCGAGCTGCCCACCGTCCCGCGCGCCTGGCTCGCCCAGTGCCGCCCCGGCGCCCGGATCCTGACCCCGCTCGCCACGGGCCTGCTCGCGCTCACGGTCCGGGACGCGAGCCACGCCGAGGGCGGTTTCCTGCCCACGGCCACCTACTTCGTACCGCTGCGCGGCGAGGGCCGGGCGGTGCCGGAGGACGTGTCGCTCGCCGGGCTGCCGGGCCGGGCCCGCGAGCAGGAGACGTTCCGCTTCCTGCTCGCGCTGACCCGGGGCACCCTCGCTCCGCGGGAGGCCTACGCGCTGTGGGAGCGCGCGGGCATGCCGGAGCGCGCGCGGTACGGCGTCACGGTCGACGGCGACCACGTCCGGGCCTGGCTGGACGAGCCGGCGGGGCCGTGTGCCTGGCCCCTGCCGTGA
- a CDS encoding globin has product MNEIRRGTLQEQTFYEQVGGEETFRRLVHRFYEGVAEDPILRPMYPEEDLGPAEERLALFLMQYWGGPTTYSDNRGHPRLRMRHAPFTVDRAAHDAWLRHMRTAVDALGLSEEHETTLWNYLTYAAASMVNTPD; this is encoded by the coding sequence GTGAATGAGATTCGGCGCGGCACGCTTCAGGAGCAGACCTTCTACGAGCAGGTCGGCGGGGAGGAGACCTTCCGCCGGCTCGTCCACCGTTTCTACGAGGGAGTCGCCGAGGACCCGATCCTGCGGCCGATGTACCCGGAGGAGGACCTGGGCCCGGCCGAGGAGCGCCTCGCCCTGTTCCTGATGCAGTACTGGGGCGGCCCCACCACCTACAGCGACAACCGCGGCCACCCCCGGCTGCGGATGCGGCACGCCCCGTTCACCGTGGACCGCGCGGCGCACGACGCCTGGCTGCGGCACATGCGGACGGCCGTCGACGCACTCGGGCTGTCCGAGGAGCACGAGACGACGCTGTGGAACTACCTGACGTACGCGGCCGCGTCGATGGTGAACACCCCGGACTGA
- the ettA gene encoding energy-dependent translational throttle protein EttA, whose amino-acid sequence MAEFIYTMRKTRKAHGDKVILDDVTLNFLPGAKIGVVGPNGAGKSTVLKIMAGLEQPSNGDAFLSPGYSVGILLQEPPLNEEKTVLANVQEGVAEIKGKLDRFNEIAEQMATEYTDALMDEMGKLQEELDHANAWDLDAQLEQAMDALGCPPGDWPVTNLSGGEKRRVALCKLLLEQPDLLLLDEPTNHLDAESVNWLEQHLAKYPGTVVAITHDRYFLDNVAEWILELDRGRAYPYEGNYSTYLETKATRLKVEGQKDAKRQKRLKEELEWVRSNAKGRQAKSKARLARYEEMAAEADKMRKLDFEEIQIPPGPRLGNIVVEVDKLNKAFGEKVLVDGLSFTLPRNGIVGVIGPNGAGKTTLFKMIQGLETPDAGNIKVGETVKISYVDQTRANLDPKKTLWEVVSDGLDYINVGQVEMPSRAYVSAFGFKGPDQQKPTGVLSGGERNRLNLALTLKQGGNLLLLDEPTNDLDVETLSSLENALLDFPGCAVVVSHDRWFLDRVATHILAYEGESRWFWFEGNFESYEKNKVERLGPDAARPHRATYKKLTRG is encoded by the coding sequence TTGGCTGAGTTCATTTACACCATGCGCAAGACGCGCAAGGCGCACGGCGACAAGGTGATCCTCGATGATGTCACCCTGAACTTCCTGCCGGGAGCGAAGATCGGCGTCGTCGGCCCGAACGGCGCCGGTAAGTCGACCGTGCTGAAGATCATGGCCGGGCTGGAGCAGCCGTCGAACGGCGACGCGTTCCTGTCCCCGGGCTACAGCGTCGGCATCCTGCTGCAGGAGCCCCCGCTGAACGAGGAGAAGACCGTCCTGGCGAACGTCCAGGAGGGTGTCGCCGAGATCAAGGGCAAGCTCGACCGGTTCAACGAGATCGCCGAGCAGATGGCGACCGAGTACACCGACGCGCTCATGGACGAGATGGGCAAGCTCCAGGAGGAGCTGGACCACGCCAACGCGTGGGACCTCGACGCCCAGCTCGAGCAGGCCATGGACGCCCTCGGCTGCCCGCCCGGCGACTGGCCCGTCACCAACCTCTCCGGTGGTGAGAAGCGCCGCGTCGCGCTCTGCAAGCTGCTGCTGGAGCAGCCCGACCTGCTGCTCCTCGACGAGCCCACCAACCACCTCGACGCCGAGTCGGTGAACTGGCTGGAGCAGCACCTCGCCAAGTACCCGGGCACCGTCGTGGCCATCACCCACGACCGGTACTTCCTGGACAACGTGGCCGAGTGGATCCTGGAGCTCGACCGCGGCCGCGCCTACCCGTACGAGGGCAACTACTCCACGTACCTGGAGACCAAGGCCACCCGTCTCAAGGTCGAGGGCCAGAAGGACGCCAAGCGGCAGAAGCGGCTCAAGGAAGAGCTGGAGTGGGTGCGGTCGAACGCCAAGGGGCGTCAGGCCAAGTCCAAGGCGCGTCTGGCGCGGTACGAGGAGATGGCCGCCGAGGCCGACAAGATGCGGAAGCTGGACTTCGAGGAGATCCAGATCCCGCCGGGCCCGCGGCTCGGCAACATCGTCGTCGAGGTCGACAAGCTCAACAAGGCCTTCGGCGAGAAGGTCCTCGTCGACGGTCTCTCCTTCACGCTGCCGCGCAACGGCATCGTGGGCGTCATCGGCCCGAACGGCGCCGGCAAGACCACCCTGTTCAAGATGATCCAGGGGCTGGAGACGCCGGACGCCGGCAACATCAAGGTCGGCGAGACGGTCAAGATCTCCTACGTCGACCAGACCCGCGCCAACCTCGACCCGAAGAAGACGCTGTGGGAGGTCGTGTCCGACGGACTCGACTACATCAACGTCGGTCAGGTCGAGATGCCGAGCCGGGCGTACGTGTCCGCCTTCGGTTTCAAGGGCCCGGACCAGCAGAAGCCGACCGGTGTCCTCTCCGGTGGTGAGCGCAACCGCCTCAACCTGGCGCTGACCCTGAAGCAGGGCGGCAACCTGCTGCTCCTCGACGAGCCCACCAACGACCTCGACGTCGAGACCCTCAGCAGCCTCGAGAACGCGCTGCTGGACTTCCCGGGCTGCGCCGTCGTCGTCTCCCACGACCGGTGGTTCCTCGACCGTGTCGCCACGCACATCCTCGCCTACGAGGGTGAGTCGCGGTGGTTCTGGTTCGAGGGCAACTTCGAGTCGTACGAGAAGAACAAGGTCGAGCGGCTCGGGCCGGACGCCGCGCGTCCGCACCGTGCCACCTACAAGAAGCTGACCCGGGGCTGA
- a CDS encoding GntR family transcriptional regulator: protein MAARHHDIADDLRHQITTGHIKPGERLPPESGLAGQYKVSTATLRRALGALQGEGLVEKIHGKGNFVRRPLRKIAYVGGWGTLDPRTAADTDLRVTVRTTAMGARGELTALLRVPNGSPLTEFLCLSYEGESPHSMARIYVPHEMTSPAALGDGLSCARAEASFPVLRPPPAEIRETVSARLPTPEETSALRISSALAVLAITRVAADTTGRVVEAALLVFPGDRVDAVFTTHHMISERKTQG from the coding sequence ATGGCCGCACGCCATCACGACATCGCCGATGACCTACGGCACCAGATCACGACCGGTCACATCAAGCCCGGCGAACGCCTTCCGCCCGAGTCCGGGTTGGCCGGCCAATACAAGGTCAGTACGGCGACGCTGCGGCGCGCTCTCGGGGCACTTCAGGGCGAGGGCCTCGTCGAGAAGATCCACGGCAAGGGCAACTTCGTTCGCCGCCCCCTCCGCAAGATCGCATACGTCGGCGGATGGGGCACGCTGGACCCTCGGACAGCCGCGGACACTGATCTGCGCGTCACGGTCCGCACCACCGCAATGGGCGCGCGCGGAGAGCTGACAGCCCTGCTGCGCGTCCCGAACGGCAGCCCACTGACCGAATTCCTCTGCCTCAGCTACGAGGGAGAGTCCCCGCACAGCATGGCCCGCATCTACGTCCCGCACGAGATGACATCGCCCGCAGCGCTCGGCGACGGACTCTCCTGTGCACGGGCAGAAGCGAGCTTCCCCGTGCTCCGCCCTCCGCCGGCAGAGATCCGGGAGACAGTCTCCGCCCGCCTCCCGACGCCAGAAGAGACGTCGGCCCTCCGCATCAGTTCAGCTCTTGCGGTCCTCGCGATCACACGCGTTGCAGCCGACACGACCGGGCGAGTCGTCGAGGCCGCCCTCCTGGTGTTCCCCGGGGACCGCGTCGACGCGGTTTTCACCACCCACCACATGATCAGTGAGAGGAAGACGCAAGGATGA
- a CDS encoding GntR family transcriptional regulator — protein MPEQPPYLRIADELRRRIAEHAWEPGDRLPSRAQIGQECGVGENVVRRAQELLISQGVLEGRAGSGTYVAEPRQRVRVVRSSAREQPSGSPFRADMRAVGRQGDWESRTDAKVPAPAAIAARLGIAESDLCVRTTYEFLADGRPVQLSTSWEPYDLTAGTLIVLPEGGPHAGAGVVNRMAAIGVTVSHAVEQPEPRQATAEEASMLGIQKAALVTHIRRTYYSDQGRPVETADIVVPAAHCEIVYEIPINR, from the coding sequence ATGCCTGAGCAGCCGCCCTATCTCCGCATCGCCGACGAACTCCGGCGGCGGATCGCGGAGCATGCGTGGGAGCCGGGGGACCGTCTGCCCTCTCGCGCCCAGATCGGCCAGGAGTGCGGCGTGGGCGAGAACGTCGTCCGTCGCGCGCAGGAGCTGCTGATCTCCCAGGGTGTGCTGGAGGGGCGGGCCGGATCGGGCACGTACGTCGCCGAGCCCCGGCAGCGGGTCCGGGTCGTCCGGTCATCGGCCCGGGAGCAGCCCAGTGGATCGCCGTTCCGCGCGGATATGAGGGCCGTGGGCAGGCAAGGTGATTGGGAGAGTCGGACCGATGCCAAGGTGCCGGCTCCGGCAGCCATTGCGGCCCGGCTCGGCATTGCCGAGAGCGATCTGTGCGTCCGGACGACGTACGAGTTCTTGGCGGATGGCAGGCCGGTGCAGCTGTCCACGAGCTGGGAGCCGTACGACCTCACCGCTGGCACTCTCATCGTCCTCCCCGAGGGTGGGCCGCACGCCGGGGCGGGTGTCGTGAACCGCATGGCCGCGATCGGCGTCACGGTCAGCCATGCCGTGGAGCAGCCCGAGCCGCGGCAGGCGACGGCCGAGGAGGCGTCGATGCTCGGCATCCAGAAGGCCGCGCTCGTCACGCACATCCGGCGGACGTACTACAGCGACCAGGGGCGGCCCGTGGAGACGGCGGACATCGTGGTGCCCGCCGCGCACTGCGAGATCGTGTACGAGATCCCGATCAACCGTTAG
- a CDS encoding HAD domain-containing protein, with translation MTSAAERPILFLDVDGPLIPFGASYGSSTPVDRGNPLLDRLDPGIGARLLALGCRLAWATTWMEEANEVVAPRLGLPKLPVVEWPDTGADEGPRGLHWKTRPLVEWADGRPFIWVDDEISAMDRLWVAAQHPGASLLHRVDPAKGLVDADFSALADWLATEGAD, from the coding sequence GTGACCAGCGCAGCGGAGCGCCCCATCCTCTTCCTCGACGTCGACGGCCCACTCATCCCGTTCGGGGCGTCGTACGGCTCCTCGACGCCGGTCGACCGGGGGAACCCGCTGCTTGATCGGCTCGATCCCGGGATCGGAGCACGTCTGCTGGCCTTGGGCTGTCGTCTCGCTTGGGCCACGACGTGGATGGAGGAGGCGAACGAAGTCGTCGCCCCGCGCCTCGGACTGCCGAAGCTGCCTGTGGTGGAGTGGCCGGACACCGGCGCCGACGAGGGACCGCGCGGCCTGCACTGGAAGACTCGCCCCTTGGTCGAGTGGGCCGACGGTCGACCGTTCATCTGGGTCGACGACGAAATCAGCGCCATGGATCGCTTGTGGGTCGCTGCGCAACACCCTGGGGCGTCGCTGCTTCATCGCGTCGACCCGGCCAAAGGCCTCGTAGATGCCGACTTCTCCGCGCTCGCCGATTGGCTCGCTACTGAGGGCGCCGACTAA